A DNA window from Drosophila biarmipes strain raj3 chromosome 2R, RU_DBia_V1.1, whole genome shotgun sequence contains the following coding sequences:
- the LOC108036456 gene encoding ARF GTPase-activating protein Git — MCFASSIIEAHRKLFIAPPDLDHPDPATPTISNRIKMPRGKSRLQTEVCGDCGAGDPSWASINRGILLCADCCSVHRSLGRHISIVKSLRQGNWEPSVLNFVNSLNAHGANSVWEHHLLDGSSGSAGGKHLPRWRKPSPKDPLHPTKSDFIKAKHVNLTFVLKPSLQDDDDGNGSVGSLEQELSRQLHASVRTSNLETSLRFLVQGADPNYYHEDKLSTPLHMAAKFGQASQIEMLLIYGADVNALDGNGMTPLELARANNHNTIAERLLEAMYDVTDRIITFLGGKKPDHASGRHMIIPDANGADISEQLKIARGKLQLVPNKMFEELVMDLYDEVDRRECEAIWSTSTLNADHATVPFLPANPFLSATRNQGRQKLARFNRAEFTGLLTDVLVDAMRRQNMANLRPLDAPVPGHQSLQSLPYANNSMFEQGGHDPNLSDDEPIYDPVASDDDYAPVPPMAQQAIVHTPPRNANSQNEMETLRKQLSDYKSEINQLKNVVQMLSSENSQLKSKFSSASNNSVYDEPLRIDLSLSSPDTEHEPLSLPEGGTTNVESGSSNDSSNQSTIKRPASMYERRLVPNVAKGQTDIRNTTSMYQMAGDGKPFGEEVKVRSDLVTRCLKELIRAMQPVPEDQKQSIAPHGEFIRNAVTDLIALYANLPPNASDPTRETLKLLTRQNILIQHECENLQKAIEADDKQAIQKNTLEVRDCAFHIASAIKTLVLQFY; from the exons ATGTGTTTCGCCAGCAGCATCATCGAAGCGCACAGGAAGTTATTTATAGCGCCGCCGGATTTGGATCATCCCGATCCAGCCACGCCCACGATTTCCAACCGAATCAAGATGCCGAGGGGGAAATCCCGCCTGCAGACCGAGGTTTGCGGCGATTGTGGAGCTGGTGATCCCTCCTGGGCGAGCATCAACCGGGGCATCCTCCTCTGCGCCGACTGCTGCTCCGTGCATCGAAGTCTGGGCAGGCACATCTCCATAGTGAAATCCCTGCGCCAGGGAAACTGGGAACCATCAGTGCTCAACTTTGTCAACTCCCTGAATGCCCATGGAGCGAATAGCGTTTGGGAGCACCATCTGCTGGATGGCAGTAGTGGTTCGGCGGGCGGCAAGCACCTGCCCCGCTGGCGCAAGCCCTCGCCCAAGGATCCACTGCATCCAACCAAATCGGATTTCATCAAGGCCAAGCATGTGAATCTCACATTTGTGCTGAAGCCCAGTCTGCAAGACGATGACGATGGCAATGGCTCCGTGGGCAGCTTGGAGCAAGAACTGAGCCGACAACTCCATGCCAGCGTGAGGACCAGCAATCTGGAGACCTCGCTGCGTTTCCTGGTTCAGGGCGCAGATCCCAATTACTATCACGAGGACAAGCTATCCACGCCACTGCACATGGCAGCCAAGTTTGGCCAAGCATCGCAGATCGAGATGCTGCTCATCTATGGCGCCGATGTGAACGCCTTGGATGGCAATGGGATGACGCCGCTGGAGCTGGCCAGGGCCAATAATCACAACACCATCGCCGAGAGACTGCTGGAGGCTATGTACGATGTTACGGACAGGATTATCACCTTCCTGGGCGGCAAGAAACCAGATCATGCG AGTGGCCGCCACATGATTATACCGGATGCCAATGGGGCCGACATAAGCGAGCAGCTGAAGATTGCCCGCGGAAAGCTGCAACTCGTGCCAAATAAGATGTTTGAGGAGCTGGTCATGGACCTCTACGACGAGGTGGACAGACGCGAGTGCGAAGCCA TCTGGTCGACGAGTACCCTCAACGCTGATCATGCAACTGTGCCATTTTTACCGGCTAATCCATTTTTGAGCGCCACGCGCAATCAG GGTCGTCAGAAATTGGCACGCTTCAATCGCGCCGAGTTCACTGGTCTGTTGACCGATGTGCTTGTCGACGCCATGAGACGGCAGAATATGGCCAATCTGCGCCCATTGGATGCCCCAGTGCCGGGGCATCAGTCACTGCAATCGCTGCCGTATGCCAACAACTCAATGTTCGAGCAGGGCGGTCACGATCCAAATCTGTCGGACGACGAGCCCATCTACGATCCGGTGGCCAGCGACGATGACTATGCGCCAGTGCCGCCAATGGCCCAGCAG GCCATTGTGCATACGCCGCCGCGAAATGCGAATTCGCAAAACGAAATGGAAACGCTGCGCAAACAGCTCAGCGATTACAAGTCGGAGATCAATCAGCTGAAGAACGTGGTGCAGATGCTGTCCAGCGAGAACTCGCAGCTCAAGTCGAAGTTCTCGAGTGCCTCCAACAACAGCGTCTACGATGAGCCACT ACGCATTGATCTTAGCCTGAGTAGTCCCGATACGGAGCACGAGCCCCTGTCGCTGCCTGAAGGAGGCACCACCAATGTGGAGAGCGGCTCCTCGAATGACTCCTCCAATCAGTCGACCATCAAGCGGCCAGCCAGCATGTACGAACGTCGTCTGGTGCCCAACGTGGCCAAGGGGCAGACGGATATTCGGAATACCACCAGTATGTACCAAATGGCTGGCGATGGCAAGCCTTTCGGTGAGGAGGTCAAAGTGCGCTCCGACTTGGTCACTCGCTGTCTGAAGGAGCTAATCAGGGCCATGCAGCCAGTGCCGGAGGATCAGAAGCAGTCGATTGCCCCACATGGAGAGTTTATACGCAACGCCGTGACTGATTTAATTGCTCTATATGCTAACTTG CCCCCCAATGCCAGTGACCCCACCCGCGAAACCCTCAAGCTGCTGACCCGCCAGAACATACTCATCCAGCACGAGTGCGAGAACCTGCAGAAGGCCATCGAGGCGGACGACAAGCAGGCCATACAGAAGAACACCTTGGAGGTGCGCGACTGCGCCTTCCACATCGCCAGTGCCATAAAGACCTTGGTGCTGCAGTTCTACTGA